The nucleotide sequence GGAGAGATCATCCTCGAGATGTAGGACGGATGCCTCTGCCGGGCGACGCGGGCGACACGAGGCCGTCCATACCGTCGAAGCATGGAACTCTCATCGACCGACCTGGGCCTGGCCGCCCGGGTGCAGCAGCTCACCAAGACCTACGGAACCGGCGAGAGCACGGCGCACGCCCTCGACGGGGTGAGCGTCGGCATCCGCCGTGGCGAGTTCACCGCGATCATGGGCCCGTCGGGCTCGGGCAAGTCGACGCTCATGCACATCATGGCGGGCCTCGACGCGCCGTCGTCGGGGCGCGCGTGGATCGGCGACACCGACATCACGGGCCTGTCCGACCTCGAACTCACGATCCTGCGTCGCCGCCGCGTCGGGTTCGTGTTCCAGGCGTTCAACCTCGTGCCGACCCTCGACGCGCTGGGCAACATCCTGCTGCCGTTCGACCTCGACGGCCGCCGGCCCACGACGCTCGAGCGGGCGCGCATCGACGGCCTCGTCGAGCGTCTCGGCCTTGCCTCCCGCGTGAACCACAGGCCGCACCAGCTGTCGGGCGGCCAGCAGCAGCGCGTCGCGATCGCCCGCGCGCTCGCGACCTCGCCCGACCTCGTGTTCGCCGACGAGCCGACCGGCAATCTCGACTCGCGCGCGGGGCGCGAGGTGCTCGCGCTCCTGGCCGTGGCCAGCCGCGAGCACGGGCAGTCGATCGCGATGGTGACGCACGACCCGGTCGCGGCTTCCCACGCCGACCGCGTGCTGTTCCTCGGCGACGGACGCATCGTCGCCGACAAGCCCCGCCAGAGCGCCGAGGAGATCTCGGCCTACACGCTCGCCTCCGAGCTCGGCGCCCTGGCGGTGACGTCATGACCGTGATCGCCGAGACGGGACGACGGATGCCTCGGCCCGCGGCATCCGTCTCGCCCAGCGCCTCCGCGCCGCCGGCGTGGCTGCGCGAGCGCGGCATGGGGGCGAGCATCCTGGTCGCGGCGATCTCGAGCGCGTTCGGCGCGATCCTGCTGAGCGCCACCGGGTTCATCGCCGCGGTGCTGCGCGCCGACCCGTTCATCGGCGA is from Microbacterium sp. LWH3-1.2 and encodes:
- a CDS encoding ABC transporter ATP-binding protein, yielding MELSSTDLGLAARVQQLTKTYGTGESTAHALDGVSVGIRRGEFTAIMGPSGSGKSTLMHIMAGLDAPSSGRAWIGDTDITGLSDLELTILRRRRVGFVFQAFNLVPTLDALGNILLPFDLDGRRPTTLERARIDGLVERLGLASRVNHRPHQLSGGQQQRVAIARALATSPDLVFADEPTGNLDSRAGREVLALLAVASREHGQSIAMVTHDPVAASHADRVLFLGDGRIVADKPRQSAEEISAYTLASELGALAVTS